Below is a genomic region from Actinomycetota bacterium.
GCTTCGCGTACCGCGCGCAGGTCGTCGTCCACACTGCGCAGCTCCTCGATCCGGACGGCGATGGCCTTGCGGCGCAGCTCGGCGTCCCGGGCCGCGGCGCGGGCAGCCTCTTCCAGCCGCTCGTACACGGACAGGTCCAGCAGGCGGACGAACACGTCCTTGCGCTCGTCGGGCTTCATCCGGGTGAGAAAGTCGTCCGCGCGGCCCTGGAGCAAAAAAGCCGAGGCGGTGAAGGTCCGGTAGTCCATGCGCAGCAGCGAGCAAAGCGACGCCTGGGTGGCCGACAGAGAGTCCGACGCCAGGTTGGTCCAGGCGCCGGGGGCGCCGACGCATAGCTGCAACTCGCTTCGTCCGGATCGCGTGCGGGTACGGACGACCTTGTAGACCGCCCCCGAAAGCTCGAAGACCAGCTCGACCGTGGCCTTGTCGGCCCCCTCCCGGATGAGCCGGTCCTGGTGCTGGCCGGACTCACAGCCTCGCGCGCAGCCGAAAAGGGCCCAGGTGATCGCGTCCAGAAGCGTCGACTTGCCCTGTCCGTTCGCGCCCGCCAGGCAGGCGGTGTCGAAGCCTGTGAAGTCCAGTAACTGCGGCTCGTCGTAGGACAAAAAGCCGCCGAGGCGAAGAGACACGGGGATCAAGCCGTCACCTCCTCGATCAGCCGGCGGCCGAGTCGCAGCAGCTCGCCGGCGTCGTCGGCCCAGTCGTCGCGTGCGGAGACGAACTGCTCCAGCGCCTCGGACTCAGTCATGCGGACCGCGAACCGCGGGTCGCGCAGGCGGCTTGAGTCCGGGGGCGAGTCGGCGACGACACGGACGTCGTAGGCGTCGGCCACCGCGTCCCGCAGCGCGCGCTGGGACAGCCTCACCCGGTCCTCGGCCTCCACACGCACGACGATCTTCACAAAGGCACCGGCGGTCGCCGCGCCGGCAGCCTGCGCGCGCGCGACGGCCTCCAGCGCATGTGCGGTCGGGTCCTGCGCGGCCCTGGCGTCGGTGTGCAGCGTCAGGAACCTTCGCGCGGCAACGGCGTGGAAGCGCGGCTCGCCATCCAGGACCCACCCTCCACCCGCGGGGGCCAGGTCGAACAGGTAGAAGCCCTTGTCCTCGCCCGCACGCGTCCGTACGCGGGTGGCCTCGACGTGCACCACCTCGCCCTCGCCGAAGTCCACCCGTTCCAGGGAGCCGCTGTAGGCCACGAACGGCTCCGGACTGAGAACCTGCCGCGAGTGGACGTGTCCCAGCGCGATGTACGGAAAGGCCCCCGACGACGAAAGCGAAGACAGCGTCACCTCGAGCTCCGAGGCGCCGAACATCGACTGCGCCGGGTTCACCTTGGCCTGGTTTACGTGGCAGTGACCTGCGAACAGCGCGGGGGCCGAGGTGTCCGTCTCCGAAGCCAGTCTCTGCACGGTCCGCGCGACCTCTTCGCGGATAAACGAGTCAGCGTCGGTGCCGTCCGGGAGCCGGGACAGGACGTGGTGGCGCGAGAAATGCGGCAGCGCCGCGACCTGCAGCTCCGGCACCG
It encodes:
- the sbcD gene encoding exonuclease subunit SbcD, with the protein product MKSLRIIHFADLHLGVESGGRPNPASGLNQRVHDVLDRLDELCAVAESEGVHAVVFAGDAFKHQHPTPTLQSLFAERIRRLARSGTSVFLLIGNHDLPKATSLAHPFSIYDALEVEGVVVGDRAKLYRLPLGRDAPVPELQVAALPHFSRHHVLSRLPDGTDADSFIREEVARTVQRLASETDTSAPALFAGHCHVNQAKVNPAQSMFGASELEVTLSSLSSSGAFPYIALGHVHSRQVLSPEPFVAYSGSLERVDFGEGEVVHVEATRVRTRAGEDKGFYLFDLAPAGGGWVLDGEPRFHAVAARRFLTLHTDARAAQDPTAHALEAVARAQAAGAATAGAFVKIVVRVEAEDRVRLSQRALRDAVADAYDVRVVADSPPDSSRLRDPRFAVRMTESEALEQFVSARDDWADDAGELLRLGRRLIEEVTA